CACATTTAGAACTgaatattaaaggggtggtccagaatgtaattttaaggcttggttgtgtttataagatgcaaagcaatgtgtgctcatgtttcacttgaaggaaatcgcgttattttttcatatatttcactttgattatacacagcaactcagctaacatgaaaatgactgtcaaaCTTCCTAGTTCCTTTGAAAGGCcctaagtgactctgattggtcatcgtcacaATGTGCTGctattcgcggatcggctccacatcaCGCCTGTAAAAGCACATGCTTTTTTGCTGTGTAAACaatcagtcaacctcctgcctgctttaaaataaaatcgcacaagtgtctgtaacgagggaaaatggggtgcggctcctttaagagcgtTTACCattgtgtgtgcgtctatgtgtgtgtgtgtgtgtgaatgttgtctgcgtctatgtgtgtgtgtgagagaatgtgtgaactttctgtaacaagcgcgtGTGcatgggagttttttttttgctttttctctgatgctcagattaagttattttctgtaatatatcgtgacagaagaataaagcacaagatgtgggatgctacctgtgtgagccttgatttatttttctgctgctacatgAGTCAGGTCagctatcctgtattttttttaactcacaaGTTACATGACGCCTTTCACatgtatccggaatatgcaggtgtaagtaatatgaatcatccacatatcttttgtgacttcattatctgagatgtgaaatgtatggaaaagctgcctaaagAGAAGAAATGCAaagtcacgcacacacataagagacaggaatgtgctggtggagtgtgtgtgtgtgtgtgtgtgtgtgtgtgtgtgtgtgtgtgtgtgtgtgtttacagcagtttgactgataaatatgaatttgtagcttaaTCGTTTGCTCGCAAAGGAGCATTTTgcattgtttacatcgttgctacatcATAActtaccgttaacgctagacactgtacatgtcatgatcaattttaacaaataaaaaaacttacattttgtagttcacagcttctgctttgaggagattttagttGAATCCAGCAGTGAACTGGGATggattctggaagctgttttgtcaaatcatgcttgctgtgtattttataattctctatAAAAAAcgtaattaatattgaactgtaagcatttctgtctttgtgtcgtgtaatgtagaagcccaaatacagaaacagatgaagctctgtggaaacagcagtgtttggaCGCGTTTgtagcttcatctctgctataacgttacagcgcctctggccacggcctatAGCTGTGCAGTGTGGGGTGCGCAGTAAacaaacctttgtgatctcacaggcaGCGGAAgtaattttttgtagtccccaaaattcgttcattgtaggctttgccaagctaactctgtaaaaaacaaggtctccctttgcattcaACTTAGAAccttttacattcagagatgttgtttatgttcacacagctacattacacatcaactaaagtttacaATAGGATATCATATCATCTTTCTGTTTTTTCAGTTCACATGCGTGGTGCCAGACGCTCCTCTAGCTGTGGTTGAGGAGATCTTGCTGTACCTGCCCGCTtatcaggtggtgcgagtgtgtCGTCTGGTGTGTCATGAGTGGAAAGAGCTGGTGGACAGTGCTGCACACTGGAGAGAGCGCTGTAGGAGAGAGGGGATTCAGCTATGTGATGCTTCCAGACCGCCAGAGGACTGGTGTCAGTTTTACTTTATAACTAAAAAACGACGGAACCTGATCAAGAATCCCAAAGCTGAAGGTGAGCCATGTATTTAATATTGTGCAATAAATGGATGcacattaatcatttttttattatttggttaCTTTTTACTAGCTGGATTGCAAGGATGGGGGATAAAAGTAGATAATAAAAAGGCCTGCTGGCTGGTGGAAGAAAATAGAAAACCATTCCCGGACAACACAGTCACCAGATGTTATGTAGCATCTGATGGGTATGTTTGATATATAGATCTTTTGAGAAAGTTCTGCACTCTTTCCATTTCAGTCAGTGatacaaaatgtaaacaaagcatGAATTAACCAATATCATTGTCCCCAGGTTGTGTTTGAAGCGACAGCTGATTGATTTGCAGAAAGAAGGCTACAGTGCTGCTTTCATGGATCAACTGCAACCTCACATCAAAATCTCAGACTGGTGAGCATTCACACAACTCACAACTCATGCTACAGCATCTGAATTTTGCTTTTATTGCGATTAATTCTTGTGAACAACCTGTGCCTTACACTCTGGTAAAAcgatagactgtaaaagatatggacgttgTATCCTTGACATCACCCATAGTTTTCTGAAGAGCACAATTGTAGCTACAAGTAGGTGTGGCCAACTGTTGCCATTTTGTTCGCACATTACTGCACCAACCGGGCGTTACCAAAAAAGGGAGCGTAGAGGCGGAGCGTCAATGGTGCTACAGAAGCCTAATAGCATTTTGCTAAGGcaggcttttcttttcttttcttttggagaaacgcttaatactttattactggcgactcgtttgtgttctgaccacatgtgcttggttgtacactatatcaataaagtgtttagacttttaaaaacactgttgtaacacattgagccactaaacagtGTTCTAAATTACTtctaaatacttcaaatatagtctgtgttagtaaatgcaagttatttatgaaatccaggcattaCACTTTAGGCCAAcgtatagcctacagctaatcaatctgccAGATTCTGGAGTGCAATCAAGTTCTAAAGAAAAGTATAAATGATAAACGAtcctaaataaatgaaatacattcATAGATATagtatataagtaaataatttcactcacctgtgaAAAAGAGGCCACTTGAAGGGTTTGTGAACACAATTAGGTGAACACAGCATgctatattatctgataattgtaggaaatgattccaaaaggcaactgacagtgtaaagccacataaaacaaaacaaaaatatgatttatATGCTTTATGATTTATGAATTAAGTGGCTGATCAGCCGCAATCATGTGAGGtgacttgagtgacagctaggtctcgctggttgtCACTTTTGTGGCCCCatccttaattatgcagacttatcataaattaatataaacttaCCAGACGAGTTATAACCCCAACCAATCCTTTTTTGTACCagactgtaaacacctttttcttctgctgtaaagttggccattttaacattgggaTCATTAGAAATGTGCTCAATTATGGAgtcaggactagcggaattttgaTAAATTGCAGTTTCATGTTACTTCTGTATTAACTTCATGAGGGAGAGCAAGATGTTGCCGCTTGGGTAAAACACAGTACCTGTTTTTAATCAGGCTCTATTATGAAAAGagcaacacatttgtttgttgtcTTATCTGCAGGTATACCACAAACCTTGCTTATGGAAGTAGCTATCAGGTCTGTATGGAACTGCTTAATGAGGAGATGCAACCCATTAGTAGCAATAATCCGCATAGATTGGTTCTAGATGGGGAGAATTATCCATGGTGTGAGGTGAGCAGAAAAATACTGACGGTTCAGTTAATCAAACTAATAGTCAAAGCTTAACCATCCcgtgtttgttttgctttatttcagaTAACACGTGTCTTTCAAAATTATGGACCTGGTGTTCGGTTTATCCGTTTCACTCATGGTGGGTCGGAAAATCAGTTCTGGAAATGCCGGTATGAAGTAAGAGTCACTAACAGCAGTGTGGAGATCTGCCCAGCTGCAGAGAGAGAGTCATTATCAGTTTGAGTATTTCCTCTTTTGTAAGAAACACTATGAAATGATGAACCCGCAAAAATTCATCTTCATAGATGAGACTGGGCTCTATTGAAAGCATCAGGAGGATTTCTGGTGGCCTGGGCATTTTAAATTGTCCTGCTGCCAGTCAgacttattattagtattatcattattatcttttattattattgaccattacactgtaataaagtAATCTCAGCATGCAATGTaaacaatcatttaaaaaaatctaaacctgTTAGACTTGACTGGCAGCATTGCACTATGCTTCAGTTTACGCCCTCTCTGTGCCTCCGCAAAAGCATTTAAACAGACATGGGAAGATGTGAGATAGTGGCCAGGTAAAGCAGAAAAGGAAAGAGCAGGTAACAAGAAAGCACGTCAAGAAGAAGCCGCAGCTAAAATGCCTTCTACTACACTTCTAATCTGTTCAATGTCCAACTATATCTCTGTTGACTCTAATGTATAACGTTAATAGTATGTTCtactgaaaaataaaaagagttGTAAAAAGAGCAGTAATGTGCacacttttgtaaagctgctttaaatatataattattgtgaaaggcgctatacaaataaacttgattaAAGAGCGAAATGTTGCAGAATAACCCATCTGTTCAAGTTCAGGTCAGTTTTTCGTCTGTAAATACTGtaggttatttattcattcattcaaacttTTTTATAGACTCAAAGtccaattaaaaacaacaacaacaacaacaaatctgTAACATAAGAAACTAATGAATTTACAAGATACAGCAATACCAATGTCTCCACAGCTCTAATTGATAGCGTGTACTACTGACATCTGTGTTTGATAAACCCGGTTATCTTGTTGTTGGAAGCATTAATTTGGaagataaatgtatatataaggCTGCATAGGAGTGCTTTAAAAGTGATCACTCCCGCACATACAAACATTTCACTTGCACTATACCATTTAGGTTTCCTTAATAAAATCTCAAAGCATCATTATAAGCAACTTGGAGCTTGTTTAAGCTAGCTGCTCTATAGTTTTTTACTGTTTATGTTTTGAACTTATAGCAAGTATTAACCTAATGCTGCATTCACATCAGACACGGATGAAGCgacaagcacgagtgatttattcacttatgttaagtcaatgcaaagacacgaatAGACTGGGGGGTAGGACGATTCTAATGGCCCACGCATTTGGGGGCACCCCCACAAAAATGTTTCGACAAAAGGAGTCTTGTTTGAAAAATTATACATATTcatttcatttggcttagtctatttacttatcaggggtccccacagcggaatgaactgccaacttaaccagcatgttttacgcagcagatgccattccagctgcaacccagtactgggaaacaaccaaacACTCTCGCAATCCCAaacatacaccacggccaatttagcttattcagttcacctatagcacatgtttttggactgtgggagaaaccggagcacccgaaggaaacccgcTGCCAATTGTACATAAGCAACGATAGTAAAGTGTGTGTTTTAAAAAAGCCATGATATAGGAAAAAGACTCAGTACATCAGTACTTGTAATGACTAATTTTAGTACTTAAAGAGTAGCCTACTTTAACAACAGTGAATCACGTTAATCAATAATCATTTTATTGattaagtatcatcttttgttaaataatctggttataaaggctggcttgtttgcacaggtttattttcgacctttttatacagactatttactgcatccAGCTCCACgaatgatttaaatgatatattttagtgaaaacccaatatgaactcaaataagtcttacagactagaaatgaaataattatcatcattgatcctgacaCAAAATGTTCTTAACAAATTTAGTTagagaactattttattaaataattataaaatgattttatgattataatataaatatatattttatttcctgtctagccgtTTATACCTGGTCTTTTTGGGAAACATCTGCTTAAAGTgaagctcacttattttaccttttgttcaatctttttggattaaagtgcttttttgaaaatgctttcattatccaaaataatctcatttattaagacctaatcaaaacaccttgttttgcgtTTTACATTGGaaagttttatatctataaatgcacataaatgtaaaacttttttagcatattcaaacaaaaagTATTAGCCTAGAGTGATGTTTAAACTCCTAGAACATGCgcttattaatttgtatttaatagacctgttcgtttttatgtttatattaacctctcatttccccttatttctctcatggtatatatattattcataattctcccttattgtttaaaaatgaactatagtttgtagaggctgtattctgttttatttgtaaatcttttgttgtaataaataaaaaaataataaatgatgatgacgccatgtgatcggtcatcatgactgcagcaactttgagccccgaagtgtccagctgtctgGCTTGACGGCTCAGTTTTCAACTCCACCCCTGGGGCAGGGCTGCACATTCAGCCACGCCCACCAGTAATTTCATCGGTTAGTGGaaacgttttttattttttatttttattgaatgcttaaaaaacaataacaacaaatgtcATGAATCAAACAGCAACAATCTAGGGGTTTTCAGTCATTTAGTCGAAGATAAGTGGCAAGTCCTTAATCAAAGTCCTCGTTCGTATTGCTTTTAAGTTGGTTGATCCTTCAATACACTCAAAATagattttcatttcaattttaaatttagGGAAAAAAGGTTTACACTTACAAAACTTGCTCTTGTGAATATGAAATTTggccaacaaaaaaaacaaggttCATGAAATAAGTGTTATTTTCCTTTTCACAATCATGGAAACCAAAGATAACATTCTTATATGTAAATTCAAAATCTGCCTTCACATAAACTTTTATTAAATCAAGAACATCACACCAAAATGTCATTGAATGAGGGCaagtcaaaaataaatgaacagacgTCTCAGGATTCACTAAGCAAAAATGAACAGTTGGTGTTAATATCATTCTTAAGTCTTTTAAGATTACACTTATCTGGATAGCATCTATGAATCAGTTTAAAGGTAACTTCTCTTATTTtgtttgatataaaaaaaattgtggggTAATGACTAAACTTTCTTCCAGGAAATATCATTCACAAAACCACTCCAATATGACATTACATAGGGCAAAGTAACAAAATCTTTCTGTAACAGGGCTCTTATTTTCTTATTGCATTTTGATTTAGATAAGGAAAGGCAGTTTTTACCAATAAATGTTTTCCAAAGGTCCACTAAATGACAAGTAATTGGAAATGCAAGTcctttaaaaagcataaaaacaccttGTGGAATAGCATCAGCAACAATAGCAAAGTCTTTAGGGCTTACGGGTATCCCGTGCTTAACTAAAAATTCAGAGAACTTACAAAGTAAACCCCTATCGTTGAAAAGTTGAGACACATAAGTTATATCATTTTTAAACCAGTTATTGAAGAATAGAGATTTGTTTTTATACAAGATTCTTATTATTCCAAATTATATATGAATAAGGTGTacaattatgtttaaatatgaGGGACCAAGTTAATAACATTTGCCTATGAAAATGAGACAATTTTATGGGGATTTtcataatattataattacagattaataaaaattttaatccaCCTAATTTGGAAAAAATTACATTAGGGATCAGATTCCATATAGACAATGGGTTGGTTAGTGGAAACGTAATAATGTCAATGCCTACTACATGATGTcagtaaacaggaaatgcatttacaacttcttaaatattgtttttattgttaataaacacaaaaatacacaaaagtgGACATTCTTGCTGAGTATTTtatatgttaattatgttaacagttatgtgatttaaaaaatattacaaaaaaactcaaaagacTCTTCACAATAGGATAACTTCACTTCGGCCTTTCAGAAAGGCACTGTTGTTAGTTctgatattttaattgtttattattttgcttcaaaatgaaaatgcatattgcatatttacaacaaataaaggTGGAGTCtgaaaaaatgcagtgtttttagttcagtttaataTTTTCCCTTTGAATGGGAGAGCTCTCTGGAAAATTTACAactgaaaatattaacatttcacTTTGATTTAAGGCTATTAAAAATATTGGGCAAGTATCCAAATGTTTCTCTTTCAATACTGCACTGACCTTTTgagtttaaaaatgatttatttattaagagcAGGGACAAGCTATTATTTATTAAGGGAAGTATATTTTTGTAACCTTTTCACTTGTTAAATCAGATTATTTCAtcatataatggatttatttttactttgatgcTGCTATGAATATAATGTATATTATCTGTTATATGTACATGTTCCAGCACGAGTAAaattctttattaattttttttatattatatggtGTGTCATCTATGAATTCAatcagtttaattatttattattatttactgatcCATTAAAGTTTTGTTCAGTTTCTCCCTTTGAATAAACACAGTGTTCTGCTGCCACTGGGTGGTTAAGATATCTGttctacattttaattaataaatcacaaataattttattataataattcataatcttatattactgatttaaaatgcagtcttctcggttttatttttgtaatattggtAAATACAGGGTAAATACTTTAATACCACTTTCTAACATCCTTTCTGAGTCCAGTTCTGCACTGtagatctttaaaaatattttataatgattttgatTAGGAGGTCACATACAACATTGTTAatctatttcatttaattagaacattaaataaacttaatattatATCAATAGGGTGgcacaaaagttttatttattacttatctatcaggacacaaattaatgaaaataaatttgacattaaaaAGTGCAGCACTCGTGTAAACTTCTGAATTCTTTATTTGACAAATGCTGACAGATctgttttttttagatgtcagaAGTCTCAGCTTCAGAACATCTGTGTATGCACATGCCCACGTGTACAAAAGGAAGACTGACAATTTAtagagtataataataataatttaagatacAGCAGTTTGTGATTATTATCacctttaataaacataaaaacagttatatatatatatatatatatatatatatatatatatatatatatatatatatattttttttacagggaAATTTCCCTCCAGCATTGAAGTAACCTGCTGAGCAATATATTGGGAAGTCAATTGTTGAACAGAATGCCTGCAGGACCCCCCTCTCACCATATCCAACAGACAAGCACTTTGTCAAAGTATATGGAAATCTGATTGATGACACCTAAATAAAGGTACATCAAGTACATATTTAAGCACGACACAACCATAattcaaagttttaaaactaaCGGAGTACTGTAAAAAGCACATACATTACATCAACACGTTTCCGTGAACCAATGAAAGTAGGCGGAGCGACATGTTCAGTCCCGCCCACTTATGTCGTAGAGCAGTACTTGATGGGGTATGCGGAATTATTGTGAGTTTATAGTCTTGCCATCTAAGAAGTCTTGTGATTACTTAGCTAGCCTGCTTTAAATGTGCTTATGTAGAGTTTACGGAAGACATCCTGTATATTTTTCAGCTAAGGCGCTGCTGCTAAGTTACTTGAGAGTTGTTTTCATTGATGAGAGAACTGATGTATCCATAAGGCGTAAGTAGCTATTAATAGTAGTGTTACAGCTAGTTTACTGTCAAACAATGAAACGTTACTTCAGTGGATTCCTACAGAACGCACGCACAGGGGGATCGTCTGAGAGTCAAATGCCATTAGTGGAATGGGGAGCTCCGGTGCAGCTTCGAGGGTCTCCAAAAGCAGATCAGAAGCAGTAAGTTGAtaaactctttatttttttctgttttgtataTCATAATATCACCTGACTATATGTTTACCAGTTCACTATTAACTGCTTTCTTGCAGTCAACGTAGAAATAATtgtttgctaaataaataaataatcactaatTATTGTTGTTAGTACAGCAAAACCATAAACTAGTCTACAGCCACCATGGTTTTTAATTTGTAGATGTAAAAGCCGTATTGCGTTTTCCATTTACGTTTTTTGAGACGTTTATAATGACATTTCCGTGCTACTGTCGTGTCCGAAAGTCATGTAGCCTAGTAGTGGGTGTAAAGGCAGTGCACCAGGACTTGAACGCATAGGCTACTAACTTCACCCCTTCTAAACTTTACCTCATGGGGCCAGCCTCCGCCTGGATTTTACTGAACGCCTGTTTGTGGGAGACCAACCTAGGGCGGCTTACGAAAACCTTTCATATGAATTAAGTAACAATACAAATGACAGAAAAATGCTTCAAGATGTCAATGCCACGTTTCATGGGGGTTTCAGTAAAATAGAGGAGAAAAAGGAAGACGGTAAGAATAAATCAGGTACCACATTTTGTCTGATTAATTTCTGTACATTGAGCATGTCTGTggctgctttcatttgattgaaaatTTCTTGCAGAATTTGGgaggaaaaaaataagaaagttTGTCAAAATATAGAAGACATTGATTATTTCCTGCTTTCGCTGTCATTATTAAAATTCCTTCTCAGTTGACATGACATTTTCAATCAATTCTTCTTCAAGAGGATCATGGCAGGTtccactgtattttatttttacagaataaTTTATGAgagaaaaacaaagacaaaatctTTCAGAAAGTCATTTTATTCTTTTATGTGTAGtttaaaaaatccttaaaatattcaataaattgtTCTTCAGAATGACTCGTCAACTTTCATTAGGTTTTAATGCAGAACTTGGAAAATTCCTTGGCCACGTTTCTCTTCGATAAATCTTGCAGACATTTGCCCATCCATAAACGTGATTTCTGCCCGAGTCTGATATTATACATTAATGTTGATGTTGGATATATGATAAAGATGATATCTCTTATGATTCTGAACTTAGTCATGGCATCGCCAAACTATggctttgtttgttttgaatacgTGCTTTCTAGCATTGAAAAAAGACCTATTTTAGTGTTAAAGGAAGTTCACCCTTTAAGGAGaattctgtcatttaaaaaattctccaaacacatgaaaacacGCTGTGATGCACTGTCAGGGGGCAGGAAGAACCAACCCCAAACACAGAATTAAGCTTTTGCTCAAGTAAGTTGCATACAAAGTTATTGCAAATGTGAAAACAGAGACATTAAGAATTCACTTTGATTGCATCAATgtgcaagttaaaaaaaatcacatgaggggcttcacagtggtgcagtggatagCATGATCTCCTCTAAGCAAGTAGgacgctggttcaaacctcggctgggtcagttggcatttctgtgtgaagtttgcatgttctccccatttttgtgtgggtttccttcaggtgctctggtttcccccacagtccaaagacaaataggtgaattgaataagctaaattggctctagtgtatgtgcgtgaaaggaagtgtacgggtgtttcccagtgatgggttgtggctggaagagcatccgctttgtaaaacttatgctggataatctggcagttcattccactgtgatgaccccagattaataaagtgtctaggctgaaaagaaaatgaatgaatgaaatcacatGAGGTGAAAAATTATCCCATGAGTAAACTAGAGAGAGTGACATGGTGCTCCACTTTTGGTGTGAACCTGGACTAGGGGTGTACTCTCACTATGTACaattgccttgaaccgggccaaagcacgcttgtcccccctcctgtctcccccgacggcccgcactcacattacattcgggcctgggcacgcttatgtcatcgatgataCGCTGGACAGAAGAGCAGCTTGCTCAGCACGGTGGAGATTTCTTCTGTTATATCGTCGTTTAAGTCATTTGATATGCGGTAGAGCttcacgattctggctaaaatgagattCTCGATTTTACTGCTTAATattaagatcacgattttctcac
The nucleotide sequence above comes from Danio rerio strain Tuebingen ecotype United States chromosome 23, GRCz12tu, whole genome shotgun sequence. Encoded proteins:
- the fbxo44.7 gene encoding uncharacterized protein LOC574002 (The RefSeq protein has 6 substitutions compared to this genomic sequence), with the protein product MAQSISGHTHVSRDFKGSGCQPVSDAFTCVVPDAPLAVVEEILLYLPAYQVVRACRLVCHEWKELVDSAAHWRKRCRGEGIQLCDASRPPEDWCQFYFITKKRRNLIKNPKAEAGLQGWGIKVDNKKACWLVEENRKPFPDNTVTRCYVASDGLCLKRQLIDLQKEGYSSAFMDQLQPHIKISDWYTTNLAYGSSYQVCMELLNEEMQPISSNNPHRLVLDGENYPWCEITHVFQNYGPGVRFIRFTHGGSENQFWKCRYEVRVTNSSVEICPAAERESLSV
- the fbxo44.7 gene encoding uncharacterized protein isoform X3 — protein: MLSYERQKTRMAQSISGHTHVSRDFEGSGCQPVSDAFTCVVPDAPLAVVEEILLYLPAYQVVRVCRLVCHEWKELVDSAAHWRERCRREGIQLCDASRPPEDWCQFYFITKKRRNLIKNPKAEAGLQGWGIKVDNKKACWLVEENRKPFPDNTVTRCYVASDGLCLKRQLIDLQKEGYSAAFMDQLQPHIKISDWYTTNLAYGSSYQVCMELLNEEMQPISSNNPHRLVLDGENYPWCEITRVFQNYGPGVRFIRFTHGGSENQFWKCRTQGCS
- the fbxo44.7 gene encoding uncharacterized protein isoform X1, producing the protein MLSYERQKTRMAQSISGHTHVSRDFEGSGCQPVSDAFTCVVPDAPLAVVEEILLYLPAYQVVRVCRLVCHEWKELVDSAAHWRERCRREGIQLCDASRPPEDWCQFYFITKKRRNLIKNPKAEAGLQGWGIKVDNKKACWLVEENRKPFPDNTVTRCYVASDGLCLKRQLIDLQKEGYSAAFMDQLQPHIKISDWYTTNLAYGSSYQVCMELLNEEMQPISSNNPHRLVLDGENYPWCEITRVFQNYGPGVRFIRFTHGGSENQFWKCRYEGNFPPALK
- the fbxo44.7 gene encoding uncharacterized protein isoform X2 — protein: MLSYERQKTRMAQSISGHTHVSRDFEGSGCQPVSDAFTCVVPDAPLAVVEEILLYLPAYQVVRVCRLVCHEWKELVDSAAHWRERCRREGIQLCDASRPPEDWCQFYFITKKRRNLIKNPKAEAGLQGWGIKVDNKKACWLVEENRKPFPDNTVTRCYVASDGLCLKRQLIDLQKEGYSAAFMDQLQPHIKISDWYTTNLAYGSSYQVCMELLNEEMQPISSNNPHRLVLDGENYPWCEITRVFQNYGPGVRFIRFTHGGSENQFWKCREISLQH